A single window of Planctomycetota bacterium DNA harbors:
- the pth gene encoding aminoacyl-tRNA hydrolase codes for MKLLVGLGNPGREYAQTRHNVGFEAIDVLAERLAWTPAGDFDRLARQRFQSLTFEGTLDTSTGSEKLLLMKPITFMNLSGRAVKEAMSFYKLTPADLLVIVDELALPVGKLRLRKDGSPGGHNGLKDIQRALGTPEYARLRVGIDPAPPPVAGKDYVLGKFSPEQRIKIDNALPKAAACCVTWVEHGVMRAMNEFNG; via the coding sequence ATGAAACTCCTCGTCGGCCTCGGCAATCCCGGACGCGAGTACGCCCAGACCCGGCACAACGTCGGGTTTGAGGCGATCGACGTCCTTGCCGAGCGCTTGGCGTGGACGCCTGCGGGCGACTTCGATCGCCTGGCCCGACAGCGCTTCCAGTCGCTCACGTTCGAGGGCACGCTCGACACGTCCACCGGCAGCGAGAAGCTGCTGCTCATGAAGCCCATCACCTTCATGAATCTCAGCGGTCGGGCGGTGAAGGAGGCAATGAGCTTCTACAAGCTCACGCCGGCCGACCTGCTGGTCATCGTCGATGAGCTGGCCCTGCCGGTCGGCAAGCTCCGGCTCCGCAAGGACGGCTCGCCGGGTGGTCACAACGGCCTGAAGGACATCCAACGCGCCCTCGGCACGCCGGAGTACGCCCGACTCCGCGTCGGCATCGATCCGGCCCCGCCACCCGTCGCCGGCAAGGATTACGTGCTCGGCAAGTTCAGCCCGGAGCAACGCATCAAGATCGACAACGCGCTTCCGAAGGCGGCCGCGTGCTGCGTCACGTGGGTCGAGCACGGGGTGATGCGGGCGATGAACGAGTTCAACGGGTGA
- the rpsF gene encoding 30S ribosomal protein S6 → MSDQLRKYEGLFLFGSSASANNDEAMNVVRGYIEKHGGKIHVLKKWDDRRLAYEIKKQSRGVYFLSFFEAPPAAVDQINREVNLGDQVLRCLITDASHLTAAEVEAMQPQKPLPRKKTEDDDAPAPRAPKSDDAESSDDASDGDDDTPKDE, encoded by the coding sequence ATGTCCGACCAGCTCCGCAAATACGAAGGCCTGTTTCTCTTCGGCTCCTCCGCCTCGGCCAACAACGACGAGGCGATGAACGTCGTCCGCGGCTACATCGAAAAGCACGGCGGCAAGATCCACGTGCTCAAGAAGTGGGACGATCGCCGCCTCGCCTACGAAATCAAGAAGCAGAGCCGAGGCGTCTACTTCCTGAGCTTCTTCGAGGCCCCGCCAGCGGCTGTCGACCAGATCAACCGCGAGGTCAACCTCGGCGACCAGGTCCTCCGCTGCCTCATCACCGACGCCAGCCACCTGACCGCTGCCGAGGTCGAGGCCATGCAGCCGCAGAAGCCGCTGCCCCGCAAGAAGACCGAAGACGACGACGCGCCCGCCCCGCGTGCGCCCAAGTCCGACGACGCCGAGTCGTCCGACGACGCATCGGATGGTGACGACGACACCCCCAAGGACGAGTGA
- a CDS encoding 50S ribosomal protein L25, with protein sequence MSTSPVALSAQPRERLGTRESRRLRRDGKLPAVVYGHGEEAQSVTLDLKEAGDAIKHGAHLFELKLDGGAQQVLVKDVQYDHLGIEMLHVDLFRVNLDEEITSEVAVVLTGDSKGVKAGGILTQMRDSIEVVCKVRDLPDELSANVADLDIGDALHVSQLTLPANVSLPPSDADFTIAMIAAPKLKGEDVAPADSSEPEIIGEKKDDDQPAGDAPAGEKA encoded by the coding sequence ATGAGCACTTCCCCTGTTGCACTGTCCGCCCAACCGCGCGAGCGGCTCGGCACCCGTGAAAGCCGTCGCCTGCGTCGTGACGGCAAACTGCCCGCCGTCGTCTACGGCCACGGCGAAGAGGCCCAGAGCGTCACGCTCGACCTCAAAGAAGCCGGCGACGCCATCAAGCACGGCGCACACCTGTTCGAGCTCAAGCTCGACGGCGGTGCCCAGCAGGTCCTGGTCAAGGACGTCCAGTACGACCACCTGGGCATCGAGATGCTGCACGTCGACCTCTTCCGCGTGAACCTCGACGAGGAGATCACCAGCGAAGTCGCCGTCGTGCTGACGGGCGACTCCAAGGGCGTGAAGGCCGGTGGCATCCTGACGCAGATGCGCGACTCGATCGAAGTCGTCTGCAAGGTGCGCGACCTGCCGGACGAGTTGTCGGCCAACGTCGCAGACCTCGACATCGGCGATGCGTTGCACGTGAGCCAGCTCACGCTGCCCGCCAACGTCTCGCTCCCGCCGAGCGATGCGGACTTCACGATCGCCATGATCGCCGCACCGAAGCTCAAGGGCGAAGACGTCGCCCCGGCCGACTCGAGCGAGCCGGAAATCATCGGCGAGAAGAAGGACGACGATCAGCCGGCCGGTGACGCTCCGGCGGGTGAGAAGGCCTAG
- a CDS encoding ribose-phosphate pyrophosphokinase produces MSTLTTVRPDEPGFGDGFGHRENFVLFAGRANQPLAEKVAKYLDIELSKAVVQAFPDDEIIVKVEDDVRGKDCYILQPTCAPAGEHLLELFIWIDTLKRASAGRVTAVIPYFGYARQDRKDEGRVPITAKLVANLLERSGCDRVVSVDMHAAQVQGFFDIPVDHLTAGPVFGSWFESLGMKGDHGWAFVSPDVGNVKRAQMYADKHGGTLSIIDKRRYSGDTAEAVHIIGDVEDKTVVMVDDMISTAGTVASAMKILRAHGAGEIFMAATHAVLAGPAIERLADCDFTNLAVTDTIPLGNRADPIRDRLTVLSVAPLLGEAVRRIHENKSVSALFQAGDRAR; encoded by the coding sequence ATGAGCACACTCACCACCGTTCGTCCCGACGAACCGGGTTTCGGCGACGGGTTCGGACACCGCGAGAACTTCGTCCTCTTCGCAGGCCGGGCCAACCAGCCGCTGGCGGAGAAGGTCGCCAAGTACCTCGACATCGAGCTGTCCAAGGCCGTCGTGCAGGCCTTTCCCGACGACGAGATCATCGTCAAGGTCGAAGACGACGTCCGCGGCAAGGACTGCTACATCCTCCAGCCGACCTGTGCTCCGGCTGGCGAGCACTTGCTCGAGTTGTTCATTTGGATCGACACGCTCAAGCGCGCCAGCGCCGGACGCGTCACGGCCGTGATTCCGTACTTCGGCTACGCCCGGCAAGACCGCAAGGACGAAGGCCGCGTCCCGATCACCGCCAAGCTGGTCGCCAATCTGCTCGAGCGGTCCGGCTGCGACCGCGTCGTCAGCGTCGACATGCACGCGGCACAGGTGCAGGGCTTCTTCGACATTCCCGTCGACCACCTCACCGCCGGGCCGGTCTTTGGAAGCTGGTTCGAGTCGCTGGGTATGAAGGGCGACCACGGCTGGGCGTTCGTCTCGCCCGACGTCGGCAACGTCAAGCGAGCCCAGATGTACGCCGACAAGCACGGCGGAACGCTGTCGATCATCGACAAGCGTCGCTACAGCGGCGACACCGCCGAAGCCGTCCACATCATCGGCGACGTCGAGGACAAGACCGTCGTCATGGTCGACGACATGATCTCGACCGCCGGCACCGTCGCCAGTGCGATGAAGATCCTGCGGGCGCACGGCGCGGGCGAGATCTTCATGGCCGCCACGCACGCCGTCCTTGCCGGGCCCGCCATCGAGCGGCTGGCCGACTGCGACTTCACGAACCTCGCCGTCACCGACACCATTCCGCTGGGCAACCGGGCCGACCCGATTCGGGACCGGCTGACGGTGCTGTCGGTCGCACCACTGCTGGGCGAGGCGGTCCGGCGGATCCATGAGAACAAGAGCGTCAGCGCCCTCTTTCAGGCGGGCGATCGGGCTCGCTAA